GACTGGCTCGAGCCGATGCGACGCGCCACCTGCGTCTGCGTGAGCCCCGACCGGGTTCGCTGCTCGCGGAGTGTCTTCCCGAGCCCCAGTCGTAGCTCGACCAGCGCTTGCTCGACCGCGTCGAGGCCGAGAAACTCCGCTGCCGATCCGACTCTCCAGCCGCGGGCTTCGAGCTCCTTCTGGCGCGCTCTCTTCATACAATCGATGCTATGTCAGATCAGACATAGCGGCACGAGGCAAGGGCCGACTCACTGCCAGATCCGCACGCTGGTTTCCGTCTTAGCGTGTATGCCAGAGAGCGAACGAGGCTCGAAGGCCGATCGAGGCCATCTCGAAGAGGAGACTCGGTGCGT
This genomic interval from Thermoanaerobaculia bacterium contains the following:
- a CDS encoding helix-turn-helix transcriptional regulator, whose amino-acid sequence is MKRARQKELEARGWRVGSAAEFLGLDAVEQALVELRLGLGKTLREQRTRSGLTQTQVARRIGSSQSRVAKMEAADASVSLDLMIRALLALEAKPSEIAVAIERARR